In Spea bombifrons isolate aSpeBom1 chromosome 9, aSpeBom1.2.pri, whole genome shotgun sequence, the genomic stretch CGTAGCTTTTTATGGAGCTGCTGTAAAGGCAAATAGAGCATTCGAGGGGGAATTGGACGggagttaaccctttcttaGTCAATGTACTGAGATTGCTGAATCTTTCGTTGGCTGAATTGCCCCTTGAAGGGGGTTATTAGTCATTGCTTGTGATGCAGGCTGTGTTTGTATAGATTAAGGCTATTTAATACATGTCTGGGGCTGAGCGGTAACCTGACCCGTGTTGTCTGGGTGAGTGGGGTTCTATGGCTGGGGGTATTATTAGTCGTGCTTTCGTGGAAGGGACAATCCATTTGCTGCTGTCACATCCACGAACACTTGCCGTGTGTGGTGTGGGGCAATTTCTCAAAGCTGTCTGCTGCCCTGCCTCTCCCAGCTGACCCTTTCACTTAGACCTATGTGATCTTAATGGTCTGTGTGTACCCTGTGCAGATCCACActatacaattatatatgtgtaacatGTGATGGTTTATCCCTTACACATAGATCTATGCTGTATGTAGAAAGCGTATATGTATAGCTTATACATTCATCATTTGGGATCGTTTAGGATCCTAGGCTGCgcatacactgtatggccaCCAGGGGGCCCGTGTCACAGACGGGTTTTGTGAAGAGGTTGCTGTAGTTGAAACGCTTTTCTTTTCAGCCCGAGGCGAGCCGTTTCAATACCCACTGTCATCTGGGTTTATAACAAACAGGGACATTAATCTGCAATTTAAGGGAAGCAACCTAGCCAATATAGCTGGCTACAGTTCACTCTCATTGTAGGTATAATGTTGGTACGAAGTATCCatcttaattaaaacaaataaaagccaATTATCCTTCCTGTTGTCTCACCATGACTATGTtgacaaaaacataataaaattatattggtGTGTCCCCACTTGGaggtacatttttatgtattttttctttaaattattatatgcaATTTTTCTATCCTCATGCCATTtaaacctgaaaaaaataattgcaaatgGCAATAAGACATTTATCCCAATTTATCAAATTCctagaaaatacttttttttttttttttttgtacaactaTAATACACTTAAAAATTGCTGGTCAGCATTAAtgcttgattattttttttactgaaattgCTCTtttgattgcatgcaaggagaGTGCTGggcttttgctttgttctggctatttgtgtatatgtataggggTGTGTATATAGCTATATAATTTTTTGCTGTGCATACTATACTCAaccattttattaataatacatttatttatatagtgccaacaatttccgcaacatttattacaatacatatattcagggtATATAActagactagaattgacagatttagacaaaattatacattaggtagagagggccCTGCCTGAAagctgacataataaaatattattattattattattgttattattatattatatttttatatccaaggttgttgtttttttctttttttttttttcttgcattgcCTCGTCTTACATTACTGTCACTTTACAGAACTGTTTGAGGAAGCGAGATGCTGGTCTGTTAAGTCAGCTCCACGAACTGGACAAGCAAATAAATGATTTGAAAATTGACACAGAAAAGCCTATTGAGGAACATCATGAAACGGATAGCCGCCCCAGTTCAGGTATGCGATAGCATGTCAAATGAGAACCAatctaatataataaatagGATTTTGctgtttataattataaaatgtgaccatatcttaatatgtatgatttagaaaaaaatttttATGGTCTTTCCTAATgaattctaattttaaaaaaggtcGCTTGCATACCACTTATCACTCATCCTACAAATTCTAGAAAGGcacttgtttattattattattttatttttaggatttTATGAGCTGAGTGATGGGACGTCGGGATCACTCTCAAATTCATCCAACTCTGTGTTCAGTGAATGTTTATCCAGCTGCCAATCTAGCACCTGCTTTTGCAGTCCTCTGGAAGCATCATTAAATCTCACAGATGGCCAACCAAAGTCTGCAGGTAAAGTTTATCTTTTACAGgatgtgtcattttttttaacaaatgtttaaGAAAATCAACACCCTCTTAGCTTGTGATCTGCTAGAGGTTCTCTTTCATAAATTTGTTAGAGACCTGTTGGTCTGCTCTCAGTATGTttgcctttaaaatgtatttattaaaagtaattttatatttctgtagCTAATGGATGCAACTCATGTCTTATCTTATGTCTTATCCTCGTTGCCTTGTAACGTTTGCAGTCCAAGGTTTCACAATTGTTTGTGATGTGGTTTACTGCTTTCCGACTGGTTGATTAAGATCATGCTTCCATATTATATTAGACTTAATATGTGCATGGGCTGCTGTGTTTATTGAGAAGATACGGTCCAAAACATTATTTAAGAGGTAATTGACACATTTTTTCGATATCATTTTAAGATGACTTTATGGAATGGCTGGACTACAGGGAAGGGCAACCTGAAGCAACAGGCACCATACGACGGTCTTTTTCTACCCCTCATTCTAATacagtggaagctgttacagaTGTTAACCCGAAATATCAATGTGACTTGGTTTCCAAAAATGGGAATGATGTCTATCGCTACCCAAGCCCACTACATGCTGTAGCAGTACAAAGCCCCATGTTTCTTCTATCAATGATGGGCAACATGAAGGAGGAACAGGATACTGAATTGAACATCAGCGATGGCTGCATAAATTCTGAACTAGAATCTGTAAATCCAGAGGGAACTCTGCACCAACATGCTAATATGTGCTCAGCAGCTCTTTTGCCCAGTAAAAAGTTGGACGGTTACATTTTAAGTGTGATTCAGAAAAAGTCTCATCCTGTAAGGACTAACAAGCCAAGAACAAGTGTAAATGCTGACCCAGCTAAGGGTATTTTAAGACATGGGAGTATATGTGTCAAACAGACTGCTGCTGTTCCTCATGGTGGAATCTCTAATCCGAAGAATTCTAAGCAAACATGTTTACATTCCGCTGGAATAACCTCTTTGGACAATGGCACTTGCCCACCTCTGAAACAGTGCTCTAAGGAATCTCAAAGTGAACAGCTGGAAAGTAAGAGGATACCGTCAGTCCCAGTTTATCCGCAAAGTACTATGAATGAACTTCAAAGCAAAAGCAGTTTCCGAAATAACGTGAAGCCTCTGTGTCAAGGGCTGGGAAGGAGCCCTCTACCGGTCCCCTCAAATATTCTGAAGGAAATTAGTTCTGTTCCTGATGCGCCCCTCAGTCCTCTCAATAATACAACTGTTCCCCTATATAATGGATCTCACAAGGAAGGCCCGCACAACAATATACTTGTTCCACAGGAGACCAAAATTGTTCCACCACCAAAAAGGATTTCCCCCAAGAACACCGTAAGCTCTTGCCACTCTTCATCCCATGATGAGAGGCCATCCTTAGACTTTAAAAGCGAAGGGTCATCATCTCAAAGTCTAGATGAAGGACTTCTTGTTAATGCACATTACATACCGGCTCAGCAACAGGGTGTTAAACTCcataaaaccacaaaaaatgtaaagatagTTAAAAGCTCCACTTTAAAACACAGATCCAATGTTTGTCATGTCCTGGAAAATGGTTCCCAGACACTGAAGGAGAAAGGTAAAGTTACGGGCAAGAAGTGTCGGTTCCCAGATGACTTGGATACAAACAAGAAAGTGAGAAAAGTCTCTCCGAGAGGTAAAAAGCCACTTCACGCCCCTGCTGAAAGTGGTGGAGCCAGCAAAAATAGTGGCACAGCCAGATCTGGAAACAAGCCACATGGACAATCGAAGGATGTGGTTTTGACCAAACCCAGACACAAGAGGGGTGATTACCGTAGATGGAAATCTTCAGCTGAGATTTCTTACGAAGAGGCGCTAAGGAGGGCGAGGAGGCGTCAGCAAAGAGAGTTAATGGGTGTCTACACTCAGGTTCCGCTTCCCTATGGCAGTCCTTATGCTTACATAGCAAGTGATTCGGAATATTCTGCAGAATGTGAGTCTTTGTTTCATTCTACGGTTGTAGACACCAGTGAAGATGAACAGAGCAACTATACCACAAACTGTTTTGGGGACAGTGAGTCCAGCCTGAGCGAGGTAGAGTTTGTTGGCGAAAGCACAACTTCAAGTGATACTGACGAAAGTGGTGGGCTTATATGGTCCCAGTTTGTAAATACTCTTCCTATACAGACAGCCACAGCGGCTGACCTGCAAACCACAGCAAAAGCATTTGTCAAAATTAAGGCATCACACAACCTTAAGAAGAAAATCCTGCGCTTTCGATCTGGTTCTTTAAAACTAATGACAACAGTTTGACAATTTAAGCTTACCGCAGTACCTACTTGCCACCTAACTCCCCACTCCTCCGCCTTTGTGTAAATAATAcggtacctttttttttttgtgcaaatatTTAAAGTTTACATTAACTTATGTTAACTGACAAACTTCTGCTACTGCCAAAATTATCATGACTCATGAAAACTTAACATCAGTTGTCATTTTGCTTACACTGTGTACTTGAATAATCTAATGGTTATGCAGACTCTGTTAACGTTACAACGATGGAATCTGGACACTAGGTAAAACGGCATCAACATCCATCATAACAAATCCGGCCTAAAAGGGGCAACCTTAACTCCTTCTAATCTGTTTAGTTCTAGAACATTGTCCTGACATTCCATCTGAACCAGCACCTTTTATTCTTCAGAAGGAATGGAACATCTCTGTACATCTGCTTTCTGTCTATTCTTCTTGCCAAACGATTTGGAGACTTGTGTCCTATCCACAACTTGCCAGATACTTTTATTGGCCTCCGTTGGCTAACACTTTGATTGCCGTTGtcatgcacattatatacatgaAGAACAATGGTTAGGAAACGCCTCTCTAGTAGGGATTCTGTGTATACTATTATCACacgctttttatatattttgtaaaattgtaTAGCACGTTTTACATGTTATTAAATCGTCTGCTTTAATGTTTAAATTTATTAAATTGAAGAAAACCAAAATTGTCTCGTGTGTCAAAACATGCATAACTCCTGCAGTATTTAGGACTATTAGGCACTATTAATATAGTATCAATTTGGGCTTCAGAAGTGTGGTGTGGTTTTCTTTTCATGGAATTTGCAGAATGCTAGTTGGGCCATAAAGATCCAAGCATGTGATTTGCATATTTATAAAGtctttaatcttttatttaaggAGTGCTAAACGCATTGAGGAGATTATGAGAATATTGTCACTTAGCGCTGTTTCTTGGTTAGTTAAAGACTTTATAGCCTTGCTGGACAGTCCTGGAGAGATTTACAACAGGGCTACCCAACTGGTCACCATTaagtaactgtgtgtgtgttttttgttttgttttgttttagctgtTCTTTCTAAAATGTGACGCTATGCCTGAAATCAACTAGTTTTGGCTTTATATACAGGCCTGATGCAAGCCAGCAGTTATTTTGCTAAAAGGAAATGGTATTTCCAAAACATTCGGGTAATtgcactatttatttattttttccttgcaAACCAATGTTTTGCGATACTGAAGAACATTTCTAACAACCTTTACTATAAATAAATCACTCATATATGGCTTGTGTTCAAACCTAAATAATTCCATTTAGATCTTTTGTTAATCG encodes the following:
- the DACT1 gene encoding dapper homolog 1, producing the protein MKPVPANCDHTGQPLEISPRRKEKVEADSERQRTRERLEATLAGLGELSHLRHRHELLVKAALCPEVTPARTDNPRSLEEKFLEENILLLKKQLNCLRKRDAGLLSQLHELDKQINDLKIDTEKPIEEHHETDSRPSSGFYELSDGTSGSLSNSSNSVFSECLSSCQSSTCFCSPLEASLNLTDGQPKSADDFMEWLDYREGQPEATGTIRRSFSTPHSNTVEAVTDVNPKYQCDLVSKNGNDVYRYPSPLHAVAVQSPMFLLSMMGNMKEEQDTELNISDGCINSELESVNPEGTLHQHANMCSAALLPSKKLDGYILSVIQKKSHPVRTNKPRTSVNADPAKGILRHGSICVKQTAAVPHGGISNPKNSKQTCLHSAGITSLDNGTCPPLKQCSKESQSEQLESKRIPSVPVYPQSTMNELQSKSSFRNNVKPLCQGLGRSPLPVPSNILKEISSVPDAPLSPLNNTTVPLYNGSHKEGPHNNILVPQETKIVPPPKRISPKNTVSSCHSSSHDERPSLDFKSEGSSSQSLDEGLLVNAHYIPAQQQGVKLHKTTKNVKIVKSSTLKHRSNVCHVLENGSQTLKEKGKVTGKKCRFPDDLDTNKKVRKVSPRGKKPLHAPAESGGASKNSGTARSGNKPHGQSKDVVLTKPRHKRGDYRRWKSSAEISYEEALRRARRRQQRELMGVYTQVPLPYGSPYAYIASDSEYSAECESLFHSTVVDTSEDEQSNYTTNCFGDSESSLSEVEFVGESTTSSDTDESGGLIWSQFVNTLPIQTATAADLQTTAKAFVKIKASHNLKKKILRFRSGSLKLMTTV